One segment of Anomalospiza imberbis isolate Cuckoo-Finch-1a 21T00152 chromosome 2, ASM3175350v1, whole genome shotgun sequence DNA contains the following:
- the B3GALT5 gene encoding beta-1,3-galactosyltransferase 5 isoform X1, with translation MKMRGTWLGVPLGHLLALGHRHKWRNTMDSRKFRLFVCLVGLSSASLWVFHTWTEFCVFCESSQGYLFPTETFRRMEGNFSQLPDIDCHKNPPFLVLLVACSFQQLDARMAIRHTWGQERTVAGKRLVTLFLLGSPVDASQQADIAAESQSYRDIIQKNFTDTYYNLTLKTMMGIEWIHRFCSQSSFAMKTDTDVFVNVFYLTELLLRKKKSTGFFTGFLKLHEYPIRTRGSKWYVSREEYPGTTYPPFCSGTGYVLSSDVASQIYNISESVPFIKLEDVFIGLCLDKLKIRLEELHSEQTFFPERIRFSVPRFRKIVTCHGIKPSEQLSYWNHLVAAAQGGVL, from the exons ATGAAGATGAGAGGAACCTGGCTGGGTGTGCCCCTTGGACACCTgctggctctgggacacaggcacAAATGGAGAAACACG ATGGATTCCAGAAAGTTCAGGCTGTTTGTCTGCCTGGTGGggctcagcagtgccagcctctGGGTTTTCCACACCTGGACCGAATTCTGCGTGTTCTGTGAGAGCAGCCAGGGTTACCTATTCCCCACGGAGACTTTCAGGAGGATGGAAGGGAActtctcccagctcccagacATTGACTGCCACAAGAACCCTCCTTTCCTTGTCCTGCTCGTGGCGTGctccttccagcagctggatgccAGGATGGCCATCCGGCACACCTGGGGCCAGGAGAGGACAGTGGCTGGGAAGCGCCTGGTGACCTTGTTCCTCCTGGGGAGCCCTGTGGATGCCAGCCAGCAGGCTGACATCGCTGCTGAGAGCCAGAGCTACAGAGACATCATCCAGAAGAACTTTACAGACACCTATTACAACCTGACCCTGAAGACCATGATGGGAATCGAGTGGATTCACAGGTTTTGCTCCCAGTCCAGCTTTGCGATGAAAACCGACACGGACGTGTTTGTCAACGTTTTTTACCTCACTGAGCTGCTcctgaggaaaaagaagagcaCTGGATTCTTCACAGGCTTTTTAAAACTGCACGAGTACCCCATCAGGACAAGAGGGAGTAAGTGGTATGTGAGTAGGGAAGAGTATCCAGGAACCACCTACCCACCCTTTTGTTCCGGGACTGGATATGTTTTATCCAGCGACGTAGCCAGCCAGATCTATAACATTTCTGAGAGTGTTCCATTCATTAAACTGGAGGATGTGTTCATAGGGCTGTGCCTCGACAAATTAAAAATTCGGCTGGAGGAGCTTCACTCGGAGCAGACGTTTTTCCCAGAAAGGATCAGGTTCTCTGTTCCTCGCTTTAGGAAAATCGTGACGTGCCATGGAATAAAACCATCTGAGCAGCTCAGCTACTGGAACCACTTAGTGGCAGCAGCTCAAGGAGGAGTGCTCTAG
- the B3GALT5 gene encoding beta-1,3-galactosyltransferase 5 isoform X2, giving the protein MDSRKFRLFVCLVGLSSASLWVFHTWTEFCVFCESSQGYLFPTETFRRMEGNFSQLPDIDCHKNPPFLVLLVACSFQQLDARMAIRHTWGQERTVAGKRLVTLFLLGSPVDASQQADIAAESQSYRDIIQKNFTDTYYNLTLKTMMGIEWIHRFCSQSSFAMKTDTDVFVNVFYLTELLLRKKKSTGFFTGFLKLHEYPIRTRGSKWYVSREEYPGTTYPPFCSGTGYVLSSDVASQIYNISESVPFIKLEDVFIGLCLDKLKIRLEELHSEQTFFPERIRFSVPRFRKIVTCHGIKPSEQLSYWNHLVAAAQGGVL; this is encoded by the coding sequence ATGGATTCCAGAAAGTTCAGGCTGTTTGTCTGCCTGGTGGggctcagcagtgccagcctctGGGTTTTCCACACCTGGACCGAATTCTGCGTGTTCTGTGAGAGCAGCCAGGGTTACCTATTCCCCACGGAGACTTTCAGGAGGATGGAAGGGAActtctcccagctcccagacATTGACTGCCACAAGAACCCTCCTTTCCTTGTCCTGCTCGTGGCGTGctccttccagcagctggatgccAGGATGGCCATCCGGCACACCTGGGGCCAGGAGAGGACAGTGGCTGGGAAGCGCCTGGTGACCTTGTTCCTCCTGGGGAGCCCTGTGGATGCCAGCCAGCAGGCTGACATCGCTGCTGAGAGCCAGAGCTACAGAGACATCATCCAGAAGAACTTTACAGACACCTATTACAACCTGACCCTGAAGACCATGATGGGAATCGAGTGGATTCACAGGTTTTGCTCCCAGTCCAGCTTTGCGATGAAAACCGACACGGACGTGTTTGTCAACGTTTTTTACCTCACTGAGCTGCTcctgaggaaaaagaagagcaCTGGATTCTTCACAGGCTTTTTAAAACTGCACGAGTACCCCATCAGGACAAGAGGGAGTAAGTGGTATGTGAGTAGGGAAGAGTATCCAGGAACCACCTACCCACCCTTTTGTTCCGGGACTGGATATGTTTTATCCAGCGACGTAGCCAGCCAGATCTATAACATTTCTGAGAGTGTTCCATTCATTAAACTGGAGGATGTGTTCATAGGGCTGTGCCTCGACAAATTAAAAATTCGGCTGGAGGAGCTTCACTCGGAGCAGACGTTTTTCCCAGAAAGGATCAGGTTCTCTGTTCCTCGCTTTAGGAAAATCGTGACGTGCCATGGAATAAAACCATCTGAGCAGCTCAGCTACTGGAACCACTTAGTGGCAGCAGCTCAAGGAGGAGTGCTCTAG